One region of Bacterioplanoides sp. SCSIO 12839 genomic DNA includes:
- a CDS encoding phospholipase D family protein: MQQWQPSSVASTSVTELRSVTDLASVPTLSDASGQQAGLKLLGDGLDAFIARLALIQAATSTLDLQYYLYHDDLTGRALTLALLQAADRGVRVRLLLDDMATRGKDEALFQVAAHPNIDIRFFNPFRREYSRELQFITRYGVSTRRMHNKAMIADNLMAIVGGRNIGDEYFNAARDDVVFGDLDVLFTGPVVSDASVSFDRYWNSSLSFPVEQLYQEDISAEQLTASRQKLEQWAQNKQEHPYLKALKKRAGELVSDLGLKTGVEVGSGSVPSSGQELRQGKAYLLGDSPDKLLKPESHSAVFDNISQISDQTTESLLVVSPYFVPGDEGVKYLKQLVDRGVEVTVLTNSLAATDVPAVHSAYKKYRRGLLQGGVRLWELKPDLRQEPVTSWSGSSSASLHAKMLVADQRYIFVGSMNLDPRSVVENTEMGLLFEQAQMATEIRRVMAQQLPTQAYRLSLQDNQLTWHEQRQDCVEKTYDSDPQASSWRRLQSWFLGWLPIESEL, translated from the coding sequence TTGCAGCAATGGCAGCCCTCATCTGTTGCTTCGACTTCTGTCACTGAACTTCGCTCTGTCACTGACCTGGCTTCTGTGCCGACATTGTCTGACGCTTCGGGCCAACAGGCCGGTTTAAAATTGTTAGGCGATGGTCTTGATGCCTTTATTGCCCGACTGGCGCTGATCCAGGCTGCAACGTCAACACTGGATCTGCAATATTATCTTTATCATGACGATCTGACCGGACGTGCTTTGACACTGGCCTTATTGCAGGCTGCTGATCGTGGAGTGCGTGTTCGTTTATTGCTCGATGATATGGCGACCCGTGGAAAAGACGAAGCACTGTTTCAGGTGGCAGCTCACCCAAATATTGATATTCGTTTTTTTAATCCGTTCCGCCGTGAATACTCCAGAGAACTACAGTTCATCACCCGTTATGGCGTGTCCACCCGGCGCATGCACAATAAAGCGATGATTGCCGATAATCTGATGGCGATTGTGGGGGGGCGAAATATTGGCGATGAATACTTTAATGCCGCTCGCGATGACGTGGTGTTTGGTGACCTTGATGTTTTATTTACAGGCCCGGTAGTCAGTGATGCCTCGGTTTCTTTTGATCGCTATTGGAACAGCTCGCTCAGTTTTCCGGTGGAGCAGTTGTATCAGGAAGACATTAGCGCTGAACAGTTAACCGCCTCTCGTCAAAAGCTCGAGCAGTGGGCTCAAAACAAGCAAGAACACCCGTATTTAAAGGCATTAAAAAAACGAGCCGGTGAATTAGTCTCGGACCTTGGGCTGAAGACGGGTGTGGAAGTCGGGTCAGGTTCTGTGCCGAGTTCCGGACAAGAATTACGACAAGGAAAGGCCTATCTGCTGGGAGATTCCCCTGACAAACTGCTTAAGCCAGAAAGTCACTCCGCGGTTTTTGACAATATCAGCCAGATCAGTGATCAGACCACAGAGAGTTTATTGGTGGTATCGCCTTATTTTGTACCAGGTGATGAGGGAGTGAAATACCTGAAGCAACTGGTTGATCGCGGTGTAGAGGTTACCGTACTAACGAACTCTCTGGCTGCGACGGATGTTCCGGCGGTGCACTCTGCCTATAAAAAATACCGCCGTGGTTTGTTACAAGGAGGTGTTCGTTTATGGGAACTGAAACCCGACCTGAGACAAGAGCCGGTGACTTCCTGGAGTGGCTCTTCATCCGCCAGTTTACACGCCAAGATGCTGGTGGCTGACCAGCGTTATATTTTTGTGGGCTCCATGAATCTGGACCCAAGATCCGTTGTTGAGAATACTGAGATGGGGTTGTTGTTTGAGCAGGCTCAGATGGCCACTGAAATCCGACGTGTGATGGCACAGCAATTACCAACCCAGGCATATCGTTTATCGTTACAGGATAACCAACTGACCTGGCATGAGCAGCGCCAGGACTGTGTCGAAAAAACGTATGACAGCGACCCTCAGGCCAGCAGCTGGCGTCGCCTGCAATCATGGTTTCTGGGGTGGTTGCCAATTGAATCGGAGTTATAG
- a CDS encoding O-antigen ligase — MSNWKYYLLVLFTLPLPFSGNVDWAWPLFCAAVFFMLFYELKTSVYPLVLTKASPVWLLLLVAQLWVIIQSLLLDNRHDIQHSLLQGLGLVAFFVLTLLLLTTRERIKRAIWVVILAASFQAIYGALMVLSGLEWSFFTEKSSYRGTATGTFINRNHLAGYLEMSLALGIGFLLSQSARYRGSWRQRLRQTIDTILSPKVIMRLLLAVMVIALVLTRSRMGNTAFFASLMITGALALLLMKNRSRATTVLLTSLLVIDVAIVGTFFGVEKVAERLQNTSVEKESRDEVARDTYQMWQQNPALGIGAGSYQYTYPAYRSADVTVRGLYDHAHNDYLQFLAEFGLPGFIALMLAAVWCGWLGLVAMRKRHSNLMKGLGFASTMGLLAIAIHSSVDFNLQIPANAFMFVFLMAMACIARYTPLR, encoded by the coding sequence ATGAGTAACTGGAAATACTATCTGCTTGTTTTATTTACATTGCCTCTGCCATTTTCTGGTAATGTTGATTGGGCCTGGCCGTTGTTTTGCGCCGCTGTCTTTTTCATGCTTTTTTATGAATTAAAAACATCGGTTTATCCCCTGGTTTTAACCAAAGCCTCACCCGTCTGGCTCTTGTTATTAGTTGCTCAACTGTGGGTGATTATACAAAGCCTGCTGTTGGATAACCGCCATGATATCCAACATTCTTTATTACAGGGCCTGGGGCTGGTCGCTTTTTTTGTACTGACATTGTTGCTATTAACAACTCGTGAGCGTATCAAGCGTGCGATTTGGGTTGTTATTCTCGCGGCCAGTTTTCAGGCCATTTACGGGGCACTGATGGTACTGAGTGGTCTGGAGTGGAGCTTTTTTACTGAAAAGTCCAGTTACCGTGGCACAGCCACCGGCACCTTTATTAACCGCAACCACTTAGCGGGCTACCTTGAGATGAGTCTGGCGCTGGGTATTGGTTTCTTATTGTCGCAGTCAGCACGTTATCGAGGTAGCTGGCGACAACGCCTACGGCAAACCATTGATACTATATTAAGCCCTAAAGTGATTATGCGCTTATTATTAGCCGTAATGGTGATTGCGTTAGTATTAACCCGCTCTCGTATGGGCAATACCGCTTTTTTTGCCAGCTTGATGATCACTGGTGCCCTTGCACTGCTGCTCATGAAAAACCGTTCGCGCGCCACTACAGTTCTGCTAACCAGCTTATTGGTGATTGATGTTGCCATTGTGGGCACTTTTTTTGGTGTCGAAAAAGTAGCCGAACGCCTGCAAAACACCAGTGTTGAAAAAGAAAGCCGCGATGAGGTGGCACGCGATACTTATCAGATGTGGCAGCAAAACCCGGCATTGGGTATTGGTGCGGGCAGTTATCAATACACCTACCCGGCCTATCGCAGTGCTGATGTCACCGTCCGGGGATTATACGACCATGCCCATAATGATTATCTGCAGTTTTTAGCCGAGTTTGGCCTGCCTGGTTTTATTGCTTTGATGTTAGCCGCTGTCTGGTGTGGCTGGCTGGGGCTGGTTGCTATGCGTAAACGGCACAGTAATTTGATGAAAGGATTAGGTTTTGCCTCGACCATGGGCCTGTTAGCCATTGCGATTCATTCCAGTGTGGATTTTAATCTACAGATTCCGGCCAATGCCTTTATGTTTGTCTTTTTAATGGCCATGGCTTGTATTGCCCGCTATACACCATTGCGATAA
- a CDS encoding metallophosphoesterase, with protein MKLSASKLTLPVNTSGRDFVVGDLHGCVDGLYQQLQQLNFDKQQDRLICVGDLIDRGPQSQRALELLEKPWFFSVLGNHEYLMVNALKYHNNQDKMLWLQHGGDWITSTDPCHWPDWFCAIEAMPIAIEVHNASGLAYGIVHADYPLNDWHQFETLTEHELKQCIWGRTHFKERSQHVVANVDCLVHGHNISEQELQLGNRLYIDQGAYLGNPLTIKQL; from the coding sequence ATGAAACTGAGTGCCTCTAAATTAACACTGCCGGTAAATACCTCTGGTCGAGACTTTGTGGTGGGCGACTTGCACGGCTGTGTCGACGGCTTGTATCAACAGCTGCAGCAACTAAATTTTGATAAGCAGCAAGACCGGCTGATTTGTGTGGGTGATTTGATCGATCGAGGCCCTCAATCACAACGTGCCTTGGAGTTGTTGGAAAAACCCTGGTTCTTTTCGGTATTAGGCAATCACGAATACCTGATGGTGAATGCGCTGAAATACCATAACAATCAAGACAAAATGTTATGGCTGCAGCATGGCGGTGATTGGATCACAAGTACCGATCCTTGCCATTGGCCAGATTGGTTCTGCGCTATCGAAGCGATGCCAATTGCCATTGAGGTACACAATGCTTCGGGTTTGGCGTATGGCATTGTTCACGCTGATTATCCGCTGAATGATTGGCACCAGTTTGAAACACTAACAGAGCATGAATTGAAGCAATGTATTTGGGGACGAACGCACTTTAAGGAGCGCAGCCAGCATGTCGTTGCCAATGTCGACTGCCTGGTTCATGGTCATAATATTTCTGAGCAGGAGTTGCAGCTGGGTAATCGCTTGTATATCGATCAAGGGGCTTACCTGGGTAACCCGCTGACCATTAAGCAGTTGTAG
- a CDS encoding LuxR C-terminal-related transcriptional regulator, which produces MTEKHTIDPQTMKKQLEQRARQAVIHNKARRPVFAPHFWRRSELLTKAFQQQDIVWLNCAAGYGKTLLMAEYCDQQSHVIWFRCDDRDASAMAFLDNLLEVCAAQLMEIENLALSHRQLSAAQHPSTTVDADQSLLLWLDEIAAYQQPVVLCLDDVHLLKSDDVQSLLARLISERPNNLKLLLAGRYLPQSLGRLRLQQNIVWLSSQELTFNDDQVQRFLMNNDVEQAGRLVPVIHSRLQGWPAGLSLWLGCFRALGKPSEPPVLLGQLEMSDYLQGEALHALSTDMQQFIQQAAVVGTFNESLLEHCLGSHNFHGLLQQALSQNLFIEPLSDRPGWYAFHPVMASLLSQQLPQASRQSLHAQAYDWLRRGNDRMAALFHAKEAGLSQQVIPWVEEQVDHLIGSLDIAAMLEWLEGLGDELLRRSSHLMMIAAWSWLFTQQRDKALPLVNTLIQSEQISEYEKAALQGYLARLDGDIKHAEERCKFALEHLPEDRFTIRILMGTSLSLLCLVNNDADGARIWNRFAQDLARQHQVPAMEAQVLFDYGRIELNRGHIKRSLAVIEQGLTLLTANKNSGISLGRLLSYKAFMLWLMGHDRKPLIDMMQQGISASSRSHDTAVCYGYAFLAMAKAEVGQYDEALDLLDQVERLMQRWQVRIENYQWLAMVKANVWIYQGKLTRAQSYIDEFIKMQENGPLVRSDVFPMLPDFISVTRARLYLKANNPKACIAEADQWLRNNSQNLMSVVIMMLRAVALRAEKPAEGEAQLRHLQTILDREGIGMDMSQWIPNLHTNWSEDVELLTKVPDNVSLSERELEVLRKIDQGLSNQEIADLLFISLHTVKTHARKINVKLGAKSRTQALHRAKELLLI; this is translated from the coding sequence ATGACGGAGAAACACACAATCGATCCGCAAACGATGAAAAAACAGCTGGAACAGCGTGCTCGCCAGGCGGTTATTCATAATAAGGCCAGACGCCCTGTATTTGCTCCTCATTTCTGGCGACGGTCGGAGTTGTTAACAAAAGCGTTTCAGCAGCAGGATATTGTCTGGCTCAACTGCGCGGCAGGCTATGGCAAGACCTTGTTGATGGCGGAATACTGTGATCAGCAATCGCATGTCATCTGGTTTCGCTGTGATGATCGTGATGCCTCCGCGATGGCATTTCTGGATAACTTGCTGGAAGTGTGTGCGGCGCAACTAATGGAGATAGAAAATCTCGCGTTATCGCATCGGCAACTGTCTGCTGCCCAGCACCCCAGTACCACGGTTGATGCGGATCAATCCCTGCTGTTGTGGTTGGATGAAATCGCGGCGTATCAGCAACCCGTTGTCTTGTGTCTGGACGATGTTCACTTATTAAAAAGTGATGATGTTCAATCGTTATTAGCCCGCCTTATATCGGAACGGCCAAATAATCTTAAGTTGCTGCTGGCCGGACGTTACTTGCCACAATCATTAGGACGTTTACGGCTGCAACAGAATATTGTCTGGTTGAGTAGTCAGGAGCTGACCTTTAATGATGATCAGGTTCAACGTTTTCTGATGAATAATGACGTTGAGCAGGCGGGTCGCCTGGTACCGGTAATTCATTCACGCTTGCAGGGCTGGCCCGCTGGCCTGAGTTTGTGGCTCGGTTGTTTCCGGGCGTTAGGTAAACCGTCTGAACCGCCGGTGCTCCTGGGGCAGCTGGAAATGAGCGATTACCTGCAAGGCGAAGCTTTACATGCATTATCAACGGATATGCAGCAATTTATCCAGCAAGCGGCGGTGGTGGGGACATTCAATGAATCGCTTCTGGAACACTGCCTTGGCAGCCATAACTTCCACGGCTTATTACAACAAGCGCTGTCACAAAATTTGTTTATTGAACCTCTGTCAGACCGGCCGGGTTGGTATGCCTTTCATCCGGTGATGGCTTCCCTGTTAAGTCAGCAGTTACCGCAGGCATCGCGTCAGTCCCTTCATGCTCAGGCATACGATTGGTTACGACGTGGCAACGATCGAATGGCTGCACTGTTTCATGCCAAAGAAGCGGGTTTATCCCAACAGGTCATTCCTTGGGTTGAAGAACAGGTCGACCATCTGATTGGGAGTCTGGATATTGCTGCCATGCTTGAGTGGCTTGAGGGATTAGGGGATGAGTTATTACGCCGCTCTTCTCATCTGATGATGATTGCCGCCTGGTCATGGTTATTTACTCAACAACGCGATAAAGCTTTGCCGTTGGTGAATACGCTGATTCAGAGCGAGCAGATTTCAGAGTATGAAAAAGCCGCATTGCAGGGTTATCTGGCGCGCCTGGATGGTGATATCAAACATGCCGAAGAGCGCTGTAAGTTTGCCTTAGAACATTTACCTGAAGATCGTTTTACCATCCGTATTCTGATGGGTACCAGCTTGTCTTTACTTTGTCTGGTCAATAACGATGCGGATGGGGCCAGAATCTGGAATCGCTTTGCTCAGGATCTGGCGCGCCAGCACCAGGTACCGGCAATGGAAGCTCAGGTATTGTTTGATTATGGTCGGATTGAATTAAATCGCGGCCATATTAAACGTAGCCTGGCAGTGATTGAACAGGGGCTGACGTTATTAACGGCGAACAAAAACAGTGGTATTTCATTAGGCCGTTTATTGTCATACAAAGCCTTTATGCTGTGGCTGATGGGGCATGACCGTAAGCCACTGATTGATATGATGCAGCAGGGTATCTCAGCCAGCAGTCGCAGTCATGATACTGCCGTTTGTTATGGTTATGCCTTCCTGGCCATGGCCAAGGCCGAAGTGGGCCAATACGACGAAGCACTGGATTTGCTGGATCAGGTTGAGCGTCTGATGCAACGCTGGCAGGTACGTATTGAAAACTACCAATGGCTGGCAATGGTGAAGGCCAATGTCTGGATTTATCAGGGTAAATTGACCCGTGCTCAGAGTTACATCGATGAATTCATAAAAATGCAGGAAAATGGCCCGTTGGTACGCTCGGACGTATTTCCAATGTTGCCCGACTTTATCTCGGTTACCCGTGCACGTTTGTATCTTAAAGCGAATAACCCCAAAGCCTGTATTGCTGAAGCGGATCAATGGTTACGTAACAACAGTCAGAATTTAATGAGTGTGGTTATCATGATGCTCCGAGCGGTGGCGCTGCGCGCAGAAAAACCAGCCGAAGGAGAAGCCCAGTTACGCCACCTGCAAACAATCCTTGATCGCGAAGGCATTGGTATGGATATGAGCCAATGGATACCTAATCTGCATACTAACTGGAGTGAAGACGTCGAACTACTCACCAAAGTACCAGACAATGTATCGCTCAGTGAGAGAGAGCTTGAAGTATTGCGCAAAATAGACCAGGGGTTATCCAATCAGGAAATTGCCGATTTATTGTTTATTTCCCTTCATACCGTGAAAACACATGCGCGTAAAATTAACGTTAAGCTAGGTGCTAAAAGTCGAACACAAGCATTGCACCGAGCCAAAGAGTTACTACTTATCTGA
- a CDS encoding cytochrome c — protein MTLPSYAETVENMLVEMTMIQNNTALMQAAVADGRERGQLCFRCHGDDGNSKRDYIPNLASQNALYLFTQFEHFADGTRKDYVMSKLAGHLSKEDRINIALYFSQSPVAKRQQPVESNAKGEQIYRSMCFACHGNDGYGNQQYPRIAGQPYEYLEKTLMKFLHKDPERQNSPMSSVIQNMNEQQMKDVAAYVAHMP, from the coding sequence ATGACTCTGCCCTCGTATGCAGAGACGGTCGAGAATATGCTGGTTGAAATGACCATGATTCAGAACAATACGGCACTGATGCAGGCCGCGGTTGCCGATGGTCGTGAACGTGGACAACTGTGTTTTCGCTGCCATGGTGATGATGGTAACTCCAAGCGTGATTACATCCCGAATCTGGCCAGTCAGAATGCGTTATACCTGTTCACTCAATTTGAACATTTTGCCGATGGCACTCGTAAAGATTATGTGATGAGTAAACTGGCCGGCCATTTAAGCAAAGAAGATCGCATCAATATTGCTTTGTATTTTTCGCAAAGCCCGGTGGCAAAACGTCAGCAACCGGTTGAAAGCAACGCCAAAGGTGAGCAGATTTACCGTTCCATGTGTTTTGCCTGTCACGGTAATGATGGGTATGGTAATCAGCAGTATCCGCGTATTGCCGGGCAACCGTACGAATACCTGGAAAAAACGCTGATGAAGTTTTTGCACAAAGACCCGGAACGCCAGAACTCTCCGATGTCTTCTGTTATTCAGAATATGAATGAACAGCAAATGAAGGACGTAGCAGCCTATGTGGCGCACATGCCGTAA
- a CDS encoding hydantoinase B/oxoprolinase family protein, which produces MSASDVSDHSFWQFWVDRGGTFTDIVARRPDGELLSRKLLSENPQHYQDAAVEGIRRIRAEFPQFPQDGSGQIESVKMGTTVATNALLERKGEDTCLLISHGLRDQLEIGYQTRPDIFAIHIEQPELLYRCVYEAPERVLADGTVDMPLDEEGVQVILREAREQGLTSLAVVFMHAYKYPQHEQMVADIARDMGFTQISLSHQVSPLIKFVPRGDTTVADAYLSPVLKRYVQQVKNGLPVSVNGKPTDLQFMQSNGGLTDADVFHGKDAVLSGPAGGVVGMVRTAEQDGFNQIIGFDMGGTSTDVSHYTAGEKGERAGELERETETQVTGIRLRVPMMNIHTVAAGGGSIVKFADGRFQVGPESAGAFPGPACYRNGGPLTVTDCNVLLGKIQPQHFPYVFGAQQNEPLDKKIVEQKFWQLSEQIQQESGQQLTPQQIAEGFLTIAVDNMANAVKKISVQRGYDIQNYALNAFGGAGAQHACLVADALGMEHVYLHPLAGVLSAYGIGLAEQRWLGEEAVEKSLSQEPLETLAAAEQAFLTLQQQSDISGSQATETRRAYCRYDGSDTHLLVEFSDAPAMRENFEQQHQQLFGFIYRDKELLLDAVQLEVVAGGYQPEPQTLPSGQPAVTETSELFSGNQQHAINVYAREQLPAGFSLAGPALLTDANSTIVIEPNWQLEVLTSGALVIKKSLSAESAVQKSALTSEPESIKNDAVKNDPVRLEIFNNIFMSAAEQMGFVLEKTATSVNIKERLDFSCAIFDGDGELVANAPHIPVHLGSMSESIKVVIKDHPNMQPGDAFVLNTPYNGGTHLPDVTVVKPVFIQQNLINEKPDFYVAARGHHADIGGITPGSMPANSQHIEQEGVLLDNLVLIRDGEFQTQSILDVLSAAKYPARNPQQNIADLTAQVAACEKGASELQRVCAEYGLPTVLAYMQYVQENAEQTLRDCLADLPSGSFCYAMDDGTQFQVAIEVDQTTQTAVIDFSGTGYRPDQLMHPGNFNAPTSVVYAAVLYSFRALVDKPMPLNAGFFKPLTIKVPPQSIIAPVYPAAVVSGNVETAQYLTDCMMGASGLMAGCQGTNNNFTFGDDSHQYYETLCGGVGASHKGDGASGVHSHMTNSRLTDPEILEQRFPVMLEHFHLRALSGGSGLFNGGHGVERHIRFLKNMRANIISGHRQQTTFGLNGGSSGQVGFNFVKRRSGKLEKLAGCADVELQAGEVFCIHTPGGGGFGEPTSQSTAE; this is translated from the coding sequence ATGTCTGCTTCTGATGTTTCTGATCATTCTTTCTGGCAATTCTGGGTCGATCGGGGCGGCACGTTCACTGATATTGTTGCCCGTCGTCCGGATGGTGAATTATTAAGCCGTAAGCTGTTATCCGAAAATCCACAACATTACCAAGATGCCGCCGTTGAGGGGATTCGCCGTATTCGTGCCGAATTCCCCCAGTTTCCGCAAGACGGTAGCGGTCAGATTGAATCGGTGAAAATGGGCACCACAGTAGCCACCAATGCCTTGCTGGAACGCAAAGGTGAAGACACTTGCCTGTTAATTAGCCATGGCTTGCGCGACCAGCTGGAAATTGGCTATCAGACCCGGCCGGATATTTTTGCCATTCATATTGAACAACCAGAGTTGTTGTATCGTTGTGTGTATGAAGCACCGGAGCGAGTATTAGCCGATGGCACGGTGGATATGCCACTGGATGAAGAAGGGGTTCAGGTCATCCTGCGTGAAGCCCGCGAGCAGGGGCTAACATCGTTGGCGGTAGTGTTTATGCACGCTTATAAATACCCGCAGCATGAGCAAATGGTCGCTGATATTGCCCGTGACATGGGCTTTACTCAGATTTCGTTATCGCATCAGGTCAGCCCGCTGATTAAATTCGTGCCGCGGGGTGACACTACGGTGGCGGATGCCTATTTATCCCCGGTGTTAAAGCGTTACGTACAGCAAGTAAAAAATGGACTGCCGGTTTCCGTAAACGGTAAGCCAACCGATTTACAGTTTATGCAATCCAATGGCGGCTTAACCGATGCCGACGTATTTCATGGCAAAGATGCGGTGTTATCCGGCCCGGCCGGTGGTGTGGTGGGCATGGTGCGCACTGCCGAGCAAGATGGTTTTAACCAGATTATTGGTTTTGATATGGGTGGCACCTCCACCGATGTCAGCCACTACACCGCAGGTGAAAAAGGAGAGAGGGCTGGTGAACTTGAGCGTGAAACCGAAACACAGGTAACCGGTATCCGCTTGCGGGTGCCAATGATGAATATTCATACGGTGGCCGCCGGTGGTGGCTCGATTGTGAAGTTTGCCGATGGTCGTTTTCAGGTCGGGCCGGAATCAGCTGGCGCGTTCCCCGGACCAGCCTGTTATCGTAATGGTGGGCCGTTAACGGTCACCGACTGCAATGTGTTGCTCGGAAAAATTCAACCGCAACACTTTCCTTATGTGTTTGGTGCACAACAAAACGAGCCGCTGGATAAGAAAATTGTTGAGCAGAAATTCTGGCAGTTATCAGAACAGATTCAACAGGAAAGTGGCCAGCAGCTCACACCACAGCAGATTGCTGAAGGTTTCTTAACCATTGCGGTCGATAATATGGCCAATGCCGTGAAAAAGATTTCCGTGCAGCGTGGTTATGATATTCAGAATTATGCACTCAATGCCTTTGGTGGCGCGGGCGCGCAACATGCGTGTTTGGTTGCCGATGCTTTGGGTATGGAGCATGTTTATCTGCATCCTCTGGCCGGCGTATTATCAGCTTATGGTATTGGTCTGGCTGAACAACGCTGGTTGGGAGAAGAAGCGGTTGAAAAGTCTCTGAGTCAGGAACCTCTAGAGACACTGGCCGCAGCAGAGCAGGCCTTTTTAACACTTCAGCAACAGTCGGACATAAGTGGCTCTCAAGCAACCGAAACGCGTCGTGCCTATTGTCGGTATGACGGTTCGGACACGCACTTATTGGTTGAGTTTTCTGATGCGCCTGCCATGCGCGAAAACTTTGAACAGCAACACCAGCAATTATTTGGTTTTATTTACCGCGACAAAGAATTATTGCTCGATGCGGTGCAACTCGAAGTGGTTGCCGGGGGTTATCAGCCAGAGCCACAAACTTTACCATCGGGTCAGCCTGCTGTGACAGAAACCAGCGAACTTTTCTCTGGCAATCAACAACACGCAATCAATGTATATGCTCGTGAGCAATTACCCGCTGGTTTTAGCTTGGCAGGCCCTGCGTTATTAACCGATGCCAATAGCACGATTGTGATCGAACCGAACTGGCAGTTGGAAGTATTAACCAGCGGCGCGTTAGTTATTAAAAAATCTTTATCAGCGGAAAGCGCTGTGCAAAAAAGCGCGCTGACGTCAGAGCCTGAAAGCATTAAAAACGATGCTGTTAAGAACGACCCAGTACGATTAGAAATATTTAATAATATTTTTATGTCAGCCGCTGAACAAATGGGGTTTGTACTGGAAAAAACCGCAACCAGCGTCAACATTAAAGAACGTCTGGATTTCTCTTGTGCCATTTTTGATGGTGATGGCGAGCTGGTGGCGAATGCGCCGCATATTCCGGTGCATTTAGGCTCAATGAGCGAAAGCATTAAAGTGGTGATAAAAGATCATCCGAATATGCAGCCCGGCGATGCTTTTGTATTAAATACGCCCTATAACGGCGGTACGCATTTGCCGGATGTAACTGTTGTAAAACCGGTATTTATTCAGCAGAACTTGATAAATGAAAAACCCGACTTTTATGTTGCAGCCCGTGGTCACCATGCCGATATCGGCGGTATTACTCCCGGCTCAATGCCTGCCAATAGCCAGCATATCGAACAAGAAGGAGTGTTACTCGATAATCTGGTGTTGATACGTGATGGCGAATTTCAAACGCAAAGCATTCTAGACGTATTGTCTGCGGCTAAATATCCGGCACGAAATCCCCAACAAAATATTGCCGACTTAACCGCACAAGTGGCGGCTTGTGAGAAAGGCGCCAGTGAACTGCAACGTGTCTGCGCTGAATATGGCTTGCCAACGGTATTGGCGTATATGCAATACGTTCAGGAAAATGCCGAACAAACCCTGCGCGATTGCTTAGCGGATTTACCCAGCGGTTCATTTTGTTATGCCATGGATGACGGCACTCAGTTTCAGGTGGCTATCGAGGTCGATCAAACCACTCAAACGGCGGTGATTGATTTTTCCGGAACCGGCTACCGCCCAGATCAGTTAATGCATCCCGGTAATTTTAATGCCCCTACCTCGGTGGTTTATGCTGCGGTGTTATACAGCTTCCGCGCGCTGGTAGATAAACCCATGCCATTAAATGCCGGATTTTTTAAACCGTTAACCATTAAGGTTCCGCCGCAATCGATTATTGCTCCGGTTTATCCAGCGGCGGTGGTATCGGGTAATGTAGAAACCGCGCAATATTTAACCGACTGCATGATGGGTGCGTCAGGGCTAATGGCGGGCTGTCAGGGCACCAATAATAATTTCACCTTTGGTGATGACTCCCACCAATATTACGAAACCTTATGCGGTGGGGTGGGTGCCAGCCACAAGGGCGATGGTGCCAGTGGGGTCCACAGTCATATGACGAATTCGCGTTTAACCGACCCGGAAATTTTAGAACAACGTTTTCCTGTGATGTTGGAACATTTTCACTTGCGTGCGTTATCCGGTGGTAGCGGCTTGTTCAATGGTGGTCATGGAGTTGAGCGCCATATTCGTTTTTTAAAAAATATGCGGGCAAATATTATCAGTGGCCATCGTCAACAAACCACCTTTGGCCTGAATGGGGGCAGCTCCGGGCAGGTTGGTTTTAATTTTGTTAAACGTCGCTCTGGCAAGCTGGAGAAATTAGCAGGTTGTGCCGATGTTGAATTACAAGCGGGAGAGGTGTTTTGCATTCATACTCCGGGAGGAGGTGGTTTTGGTGAGCCAACCTCTCAATCTACCGCTGAGTGA